The sequence CGGAGAGGAAACTCCCCCGCTCCCCGGGGACACGAGCTGTTAGGGAATTAGTTCATTAAGTGCACAGCACTATTGGCTGTGCTGATAAAGAGGCAACAGCCAGTCTAAACATTATTTAATTGCATCAGTTCTGAGCTACCAGCCAAGCCTGTGTAGCAAGTACTTGTAACTGCACCTGATAACagcttattttcccttttaggCACAAAGGGCTCCTGGTACACCACCGTGTTGGGACGAGCTTTAAAACACGCCgcctctttctgccttttcaggTCTTCTTTAAGCTGCAAGAGAGGAGAGCCTGTCAAGCACCAGGCATAACAAAAAGACCATCTCcttgccccccaccccagacttCAGCACTCCCAACACCAGAAAAGCCAGTTTGACTTAGATCAAATCATTTGCatagaaaattatattaaagcTAAAAAGCTGTGTCACTTGTTGCCTCCCAGTTACTTTTGCCAAAAATCACCTGAAGAAAGTTTCAGGTGTCCACTGCAGATTTCACATGAGAAAAGCAGTATATTACTTATATGTCAATAAGGCCCCAAGCCCAGAGATGGTCAAAGGGATCCAGCTGCACGTAGTTGTTACTTAGAAAATACCCCACAGCCATTCATGCAGTTGTGGTAAATCCCCATCACTTCCcaaaatgggagaaaaacaaCCCCAATCTACCAATCCTTAACCCACAGCACAAGTCTCATGCCAAGGACACAATAATTCATTGGTCAAACTCAGATCCTGATTCAACCCAAGCAGGACACTTTCTGAAGTCGATCACCACTCTGGTCCTGCCTGTTGTCCTTTTCACCCTACCTGCTGCTTCCAGTTCTGCAGCTTGGCAGCTCCCCGTTCATCGACCTGCAGACTGAACGGTTCAGGCTGAGTTGGGTTTTTGACCTTCTTTTCTGGCAGGTTAACATGGTCAAAGTAAGGCAGAGGTAGTGCTTTGAACTTCGGCACCTGGAAGAAAcaacttgaaatatttcttgcCCTTTCCTTAAAGGCACAAAGCTTTGGAAGTTTAACAGCCAAGAGCAAGAGGCACATCTTTTTACTTCAGGAATGGAATCCAAGGTAGCTTCTTGTTCTTACCTCTTCCTTCTGcaattcttctatttttttctctttttggatTTGCCGCTCTCTGTCACGGGCATCGAAAGAGAAGGGGCAAACTTCCACGTGCCTCTGCTCTGGCACTTTCGGTTTGAAGGGCACTCCATAATGTGGCACAGGGTTAGCTCTGATCACGGGGACCACCTCTTTTTCCTAAAGGGATATTAGTGTTAGCATCTGACACAGCACCAGATTTTTGTAGAAAGACTACAGCTCCTGCCCAACAAAGCCATGAATCCTGGGGTTCCTTTAATAAGAGTCACAATAGGGTCAAGCAAACACTCTGGACACTGCAAAAATTAGTAATCCAAAAAGTACCAATTTACAGGCATCCTGAACCACAGGCAagctcttcctctttccaaaCCACTACCAGTTCTAGTACTCATCCAAATTAGACGGTAATTATTTAGCGCCCTCTTCacaagagggaaaggaggaaagccATGATGCATTTTGAATCCTACTCCCCACTTCCAGGGATCTAAAGTGactgcagggagaaggaaggtCCTGTGCAATATCTGCCCTTCTCAACGACAGAACAGGGAAGGGCAATACCCTTTAGAAATCTAAGCCATTGACTTTCCTCATCCATAGCAGCAACACCTCAGAAACCCTGGTCAGTGCCCTCgtgtttaaattatttcctcttgTAGGAGAATTCAGCTTCTGTAAAATGAGTAGCAGCAATTAGATCATTAGAAGGGAATGACCCAGAGAAAGGGGACTGCTTGAGGAACTGCCTAACAGGAGGGAAGGGGCTAACCAAACCAGACCATCACACCCAGCTGGCAGAGGTACAGCGGGCTGGCCGAGGCAGTCACCGTGGTGGGACCCGAAGGCTTGGCTACAGCCCATCCACAACAGttaccttttcttcctctctgacaGGCACTCGGGTTCTGCTTTTCAAGGTGAAGGTTGGAGACTTTGGGACTGTAACAGGAAGCACTTTCTTCTCTGGAACACCCTGTTGAGAAGAGCCAGTAAGGAGTTACTCAAGCCTAAGTGCCAAGAAAAGGTGCTACAGAGAAACACCCCGACACAGCACGGTACCTACTTGTTGCAGTTCTCACCTAATGACAGACCATGTCTACTGAAgattattaaatacaaaatgcaaCAGAGCCACGGACATTTTGAAGCTAATCGCCACCTCAGTTCTAATACCCAGTCTGGGGATTACTAGACTTACCACAATGTCCTCCAGGATTTTTGTTGGACATGGCCTGGAATGGAATTCAAAgtgctcttcctcctgctgcttcttgttcTCACGCTCCTGAAtccttttttctatttccaaGTCGAAGCCAATGGGTTGTGTGAGTTCCTTCACAGGGGGTTTCTTGGGCAGGAGTGGGCCACCCTCAAAGATTTTGTGATCGAGTTCTCGTGCTTTGAATTTGTACCTAACACAGGAAAGACAGAGATAGTCACTGATATATTGCACATGGCCAGATGCAGCTTCTAGCAAaccacagaatcagtcaggctggaagagccctctgggctcatcgagtccaaccactgccctgacaccaccatggcaactagaccatggcactaagagccatgtctagtcttttcttaaacccctccagagatggtgactccaccacctccctgggcagccccttccaatggctaatgacccttgctgagaagaaatgcttcctaatgtccaacctgaacctcccctggcgaagcttgaggctgtgtcctcttgtcctattgctggttgcctgggagaagaggccgactcaaATGGCTTCTCTCACAGCATAAAAGAGCAATAGTCAGGTACAGAAGTAGTTGTGCCACACACATGTTACACATAGTGTGCAGTTCTAGTTTGCAGCTCCTCCTTTGCTTTAGAAACAGCAAGATGTTAAGGCACACCTTATGGAATCTTTCTTGGAAATCCAAAACTTTGTCTCCAGGGGAGTTCTGAAGTGCACACAGGCTGTACTGCTACACTGGGTTTGCTCTGCTAATCGTAAGCTGTACTCAACCCAAGATCAGCTCTCCTAAGAGCACTTTCTTAAAATGAATTGGCTACTTTTCACATCCCTACAATCAGAGCCATAAGATTATGCTCGTGCTCAAAGAATCTGAATGTTTTTATGCTACTCCTTCTTTTATGCAAAAAGGGTATTCCCAAGAAGTGATATTTTGGCAGCTGAAAACATATTTCCAGTGTGTACAATTCTCTCTTGGAGGACCATAGTAAACCTTCACTTACTGTTgaattttctccatttcctctgCTTCTAACTCTGCTGTAGTTTTGCAGGTGGCAGGTCTGAAGCGCTGCTTTGTCATAAGCACTGGTGTTTTAGGGTTTGTAAGCCGAGCCTTCACCAACTTTCCTGAAACTGAGCCTACAAATTCAAGTCACAGAGACTAGTAGTTACTGGCAAGGCTCGCAACAGATGCAGACTGCTTGTTCAGTAGTCAAAGCATAGTTCGTGCTCTACCACCATCTCTGTGGGCAGCCTCCTGGCTGGACATAGCCAGGACTGCTCACCTTCATCAGATTTCCTGCTCCTCAAGTGGTAACGAGAGGGTGTACGTTTCTGGAATGCTTCTACCTGCTCAGCAAGGGACACGTATTCTGATGTGGTTTCTTcgagttttcttttgtttccttgggACAGATTGAAAGGTTTGGGGATAGTGGGTCCCTTTGGCATTCGCCCCTGGAGACAAAAAAACTGCAGTCATTATGGCTGTTTAACAGCAGGATGACATTTCCTTTCCCCACTGACTCACAGTATCTGTCCCTTCCTCTTACTGAAAAGAAGGTAACACTTAACATTAGACATAAGTCTTAACTGCCTGAACATGCACAAGCTGGTCACACCGAGAGACCGTGTGAACTGGGAGATTAAAGCATGAAGTGTAATGACCAGAAGATCTGACATTAAAGGGTCTTGTGGCAATGCAGATATGCAGTGAGCTAACAGTTACGTTTGCACAACGCTTGCCTCTCCTATGGTAACCCTCTTCGTGGGTTACCAGCAACACATGTgttgcaaaagcagaaagaaagtgATGTCAAGAATTAGTCAGCTGGCAATACTCTGGTTCTCACCGGAGAAGGAGGATGCTTCCTCAGCACTGCTGCAAAATCCAGCTCCTTGTACTCATCTGCGGGCTGGCTTTCCACGTGCTGTTTAACTCTATTCTCTGTGCAGAAGTGGAAGTCAATTGGCTTTGTTACTTGACCAACAGTTCTCTTCACGGGTTGTCCTAAGGACAAAGAACATGTAAGGTGTGGAAGCCTTTTGGATTGGGGTGAGGGGAGGACTGGGGGCCAGGggaagcatttaatttctaataaCTTGAACAGTTTTTAGAGAACTCATCCATAACCTTTCAAAACATGACAAAAACTGAACAAACCTGTTTCCAGGCAGTTTAGGGGCTGATCTACGTTAAAAGCCACCTACTCCTCATGCTCATTACAAAATCTAGAATGTTTTCAAAGGTACTTGTACAGCTCTATGCAGCACTCTCCAGCTGAGCCCAGTACAGCTTCAATTTGCAATTCAGCTAGAGCCCACCTGCTCCAGCAATAGCTGCTTTCAGAGACTCCTCGTTCTTCTTCCGCAGCTCCATAACCTCCCGCTGCAATTGCTGCATCTTTTCCAGCTCCTGTTCCTCTGAACTCTTCAGCTTGCCAGAAGGATTGGTCCTCCTGCAGAAGCATGTTAAAGACTGAGATATGCCTTCCTGCTTCACTGGTTGTCAGCATGATGTTAGTGCAAGGAACACGCTTATCTCTGACTTCATCACAGGAACATCACTCGTTATAAAAGTATACTCTTTAGAAAAGATCTGTTTGGATTCTGTTTGCTCAAGAAAGCTTGCAGCTAACTGCTATTCTGCACACCCATTTGCTGTATGCATGCTTCATCCATTAGCAAGAACAACTTTGTCCTCACATTAAAAGCCAAAGCTTTCCTTTGCACGGGTTCAGCTGGTGAAGTACCTTTCATCCTAATATTGTTGCCTTGATCCAGTGTTTACTAAATGTGACACCGTCACATGCTAAGTTGAAGCTGAAAACACTCTAGCCAGGGCTGTCACCTAAATCAACTGTGATTAGCAAAGACAAGTCACAAGAAAGCCACGTACTTTAACATTGTTGGCGTGGAGGGCACGGTCAGtttgcttttccctctccctgggGAGAGGTCAGGATTCTGCTGGGGCTCTCTCTTCGTGGATACTTCTGCcagcttctctctgctgctAGA comes from Nyctibius grandis isolate bNycGra1 chromosome 19, bNycGra1.pri, whole genome shotgun sequence and encodes:
- the TPX2 gene encoding targeting protein for Xklp2 isoform X2, with the translated sequence MSRPESRYSFDVPNPCINFATLSDDDVHNADSWFDQKANLENVPPAENLAEVSQNSPAFSKPDIILSSVASQEVTMSESHGEEDGEAECAQAKAVPQNIVGSLTSWRAAAPAEASQRAGRRQATKQRKTPQRKQPARIKAERNANASVNKEGVPPLKKMRISSSREKLAEVSTKREPQQNPDLSPGRGKSKLTVPSTPTMLKRTNPSGKLKSSEEQELEKMQQLQREVMELRKKNEESLKAAIAGAGQPVKRTVGQVTKPIDFHFCTENRVKQHVESQPADEYKELDFAAVLRKHPPSPGRMPKGPTIPKPFNLSQGNKRKLEETTSEYVSLAEQVEAFQKRTPSRYHLRSRKSDEGSVSGKLVKARLTNPKTPVLMTKQRFRPATCKTTAELEAEEMEKIQQYKFKARELDHKIFEGGPLLPKKPPVKELTQPIGFDLEIEKRIQERENKKQQEEEHFEFHSRPCPTKILEDIVGVPEKKVLPVTVPKSPTFTLKSRTRVPVREEEKEKEVVPVIRANPVPHYGVPFKPKVPEQRHVEVCPFSFDARDRERQIQKEKKIEELQKEEVPKFKALPLPYFDHVNLPEKKVKNPTQPEPFSLQVDERGAAKLQNWKQQLKEDLKRQKEAACFKARPNTVVYQEPFVPKRENKLLSVPESFELATEKRAKERQEFEKRLADIEARRERHQEQVRQEQEEREKEEVAKLRQEMVHKANPIRKYRSVEVKPSDQPLTMPKSPNFSDRFRC
- the TPX2 gene encoding targeting protein for Xklp2 isoform X1; protein product: MSRPESRYSFDVPNPCINFATLSDDDVHNADSWFDQKANLENVPPAENLAEVSQNSPAFSKPDIILSSVASQEVTMSESHGEEDGEAECAQAKAVPQNIVGSLTSWRAAAPAEASQRAGRRQATKQRKTPQRKQPARIKAERNANASVNKEGVPPLKKMRISSSREKLAEVSTKREPQQNPDLSPGRGKSKLTVPSTPTMLKRTNPSGKLKSSEEQELEKMQQLQREVMELRKKNEESLKAAIAGAGQPVKRTVGQVTKPIDFHFCTENRVKQHVESQPADEYKELDFAAVLRKHPPSPGRMPKGPTIPKPFNLSQGNKRKLEETTSEYVSLAEQVEAFQKRTPSRYHLRSRKSDEGSVSGKLVKARLTNPKTPVLMTKQRFRPATCKTTAELEAEEMEKIQQYKFKARELDHKIFEGGPLLPKKPPVKELTQPIGFDLEIEKRIQERENKKQQEEEHFEFHSRPCPTKILEDIVGVPEKKVLPVTVPKSPTFTLKSRTRVPVREEEKEKEVVPVIRANPVPHYGVPFKPKVPEQRHVEVCPFSFDARDRERQIQKEKKIEELQKEEVPKFKALPLPYFDHVNLPEKKVKNPTQPEPFSLQVDERGAAKLQNWKQQLKEDLKRQKEAACFKARPNTVVYQEPFVPKRENKLLSESLSGSVVPESFELATEKRAKERQEFEKRLADIEARRERHQEQVRQEQEEREKEEVAKLRQEMVHKANPIRKYRSVEVKPSDQPLTMPKSPNFSDRFRC